A stretch of the Sulfurimonas sp. HSL3-1 genome encodes the following:
- the fusA gene encoding elongation factor G, translating to MARSHKLEDVRNIGIAAHIDAGKTTTTERILFYTGVEHKIGEVHDGAATMDWMEQEQERGITITSAATTCTWDGKQINIIDTPGHVDFTIEVERSMRVLDGAVSVFCAVGGVQPQSETVWRQRNRYGVPSIVFVNKMDRIGADFYEVENQIRDRLKGNPVPIQLPIGAEDNFEGIVDLVKMKEIVWDQDAAMGSAYHEQDIRAELQDKADEYREKMIEEISSVDGNEELMEKFLEGEEISNDEIIAAIKRATIAMHIVPMTAGTAFKNKGVQTLLDAVVAYLPAPTEVAAIRGTMMDDEEKEVAVESTDNGPFAALAFKIMTDPFVGQLTFIRVYRGILESGSYAHNTTKDKKERVGRIMKMHAIKREEVKEIYAGEIGAVVGLKDTTTGDTLASEKDKVVLERMDFPEPVISVAVEPKTKADQEKMGIALGKLAAEDPSFRVHTDEESGQTIISGMGELHLEIIVDRMKREFKVEAEVGAPQVAYRESIKSEVEQEYKYAKQSGGRGQFGHVYLRIKPGEAGSGYVFHNEIKGGVIPKEFIPAVQKGCEEAMQNGILAGYPIEDVEVALYDGSYHDVDSSEMAFKLAASMGFKEGARKANPAILEPMMKVEVEVPEEYMGDVIGDMNRRRGQVNNMGDRGGNKIVDAFVPLSEMFGYSTDLRSSTQGRATYSMEFDHYEEVPRNVADEIIKKRNG from the coding sequence ATGGCAAGATCTCATAAACTCGAAGATGTAAGAAATATCGGTATCGCCGCGCACATCGATGCGGGTAAGACGACGACGACCGAACGTATCCTCTTCTATACCGGTGTTGAGCACAAGATCGGTGAGGTACACGACGGTGCGGCGACGATGGACTGGATGGAGCAGGAGCAGGAGCGCGGTATTACGATTACTTCCGCAGCGACAACGTGTACCTGGGACGGCAAACAGATCAACATTATCGACACCCCGGGCCACGTCGACTTCACCATCGAAGTTGAGCGTTCCATGCGTGTTCTTGACGGTGCGGTTTCCGTATTCTGTGCCGTCGGTGGTGTTCAGCCGCAGTCTGAGACTGTCTGGCGCCAGCGTAACCGCTACGGTGTACCGTCTATCGTTTTCGTTAACAAGATGGACCGTATCGGTGCGGACTTCTACGAAGTCGAAAACCAGATCCGCGACCGCCTCAAGGGTAATCCGGTTCCGATCCAGCTGCCGATCGGTGCGGAAGACAACTTTGAAGGTATCGTCGACCTCGTCAAGATGAAAGAGATCGTCTGGGACCAGGACGCGGCAATGGGTTCTGCTTACCATGAGCAGGACATCCGTGCTGAACTCCAGGACAAAGCGGACGAGTACCGCGAGAAGATGATCGAAGAGATCTCTTCCGTCGACGGCAACGAAGAGCTGATGGAGAAATTCCTCGAAGGGGAAGAGATCTCCAATGACGAGATCATCGCGGCGATCAAGCGTGCGACGATCGCAATGCACATCGTTCCGATGACAGCGGGTACGGCGTTCAAGAACAAGGGTGTTCAGACCCTGCTTGACGCGGTTGTCGCTTACCTGCCGGCGCCGACGGAAGTTGCGGCGATCCGCGGTACGATGATGGACGACGAAGAGAAAGAGGTTGCCGTCGAGTCTACGGACAACGGACCGTTCGCGGCCCTGGCGTTCAAGATTATGACCGACCCGTTCGTCGGCCAGCTGACCTTCATCCGTGTTTACCGCGGTATTCTCGAGTCGGGCTCTTACGCGCACAACACGACGAAAGACAAGAAAGAGCGTGTCGGCCGTATCATGAAGATGCACGCCATCAAGCGCGAAGAGGTCAAAGAGATCTACGCAGGCGAGATCGGTGCGGTCGTCGGTCTGAAAGACACGACTACGGGTGACACCCTGGCGTCCGAGAAAGACAAGGTCGTTCTCGAGCGTATGGACTTCCCGGAGCCGGTTATCTCCGTTGCGGTTGAACCGAAAACGAAAGCCGACCAGGAAAAAATGGGTATTGCGCTGGGCAAACTGGCTGCGGAAGACCCTTCTTTCCGTGTTCACACCGACGAAGAGTCCGGCCAGACGATCATCTCCGGTATGGGTGAGCTTCACCTCGAGATCATTGTCGACCGTATGAAGCGCGAGTTCAAAGTCGAAGCCGAAGTCGGTGCGCCGCAGGTTGCCTACCGCGAATCGATCAAGAGCGAAGTCGAGCAGGAGTACAAGTACGCCAAGCAGTCAGGCGGTCGCGGTCAGTTCGGTCACGTCTACCTGCGCATCAAGCCGGGCGAAGCGGGTTCAGGTTACGTCTTCCACAACGAGATCAAAGGTGGTGTTATTCCGAAAGAATTCATCCCTGCGGTTCAGAAGGGTTGTGAAGAAGCGATGCAGAACGGTATCCTCGCGGGCTACCCGATCGAAGACGTCGAAGTCGCACTTTACGACGGTTCCTACCACGACGTCGACTCCTCCGAGATGGCGTTTAAACTCGCGGCTTCCATGGGCTTCAAAGAGGGTGCGCGCAAAGCGAACCCGGCGATCCTCGAGCCGATGATGAAAGTCGAAGTCGAAGTCCCCGAAGAGTACATGGGTGACGTTATCGGCGATATGAACCGCCGTCGCGGCCAGGTGAACAACATGGGCGACCGAGGTGGTAACAAGATCGTCGACGCTTTCGTACCGCTCTCCGAGATGTTCGGTTACTCTACGGACCTGCGTTCTTCCACGCAGGGACGTGCGACCTACTCTATGGAGTTCGACCACTACGAAGAAGTTCCGCGCAACGTCGCAGACGAAATCATCAAGAAGCGCAACGGCTAA
- a CDS encoding DUF3108 domain-containing protein, which produces MMRILSLLTAAAFSLNAATIEARYAISFWVIGQVGSATLKLQRDAGRYRIEANATLQGVAALLAHHHSEYFQSEGHIDAAGRLVPERYRVLRTMDDYRREQLYRFGPSGILRAQHEKMRVTLRRFDAASMRYVTTTRPAERRSFQLEPYRADNDLLTLYFNVRQQLATLAPEHSLTFNAAGAGRGKVHIERTLLPYRYRVQLDQDIFRSAHGEMAIETDEAFYVKSAILKDVLLFGDLKVEREWLKKSP; this is translated from the coding sequence ATGATGCGTATCCTCTCCCTGCTCACCGCTGCCGCATTCAGCCTGAACGCCGCAACGATCGAAGCGCGCTACGCCATCTCATTCTGGGTGATCGGGCAGGTGGGGAGCGCCACACTGAAGCTGCAGAGGGACGCGGGCCGTTACCGCATCGAAGCAAACGCGACGCTCCAGGGCGTTGCCGCCCTGCTCGCGCACCATCACAGCGAATATTTTCAGAGCGAAGGGCACATCGACGCCGCGGGGCGTCTCGTTCCCGAACGCTACCGCGTCCTGCGGACGATGGACGACTACCGCCGCGAACAGCTCTACCGTTTCGGGCCCAGCGGCATCCTCCGGGCCCAGCACGAAAAAATGCGCGTCACCCTGCGGCGGTTCGACGCCGCATCCATGCGCTATGTCACGACGACCAGACCCGCCGAACGCCGCTCTTTCCAACTCGAACCTTATCGCGCCGACAATGACCTCCTGACCCTCTATTTCAATGTACGGCAGCAGCTTGCGACGCTCGCACCGGAGCACTCCCTGACCTTCAATGCCGCAGGGGCAGGCAGGGGAAAAGTACATATCGAACGTACTCTCCTACCGTACCGCTACAGGGTCCAGCTGGATCAGGACATTTTCCGAAGTGCCCACGGGGAGATGGCAATCGAAACGGACGAAGCGTTTTACGTTAAAAGTGCTATCTTAAAGGATGTTCTGCTGTTTGGTGATTTGAAAGTGGAGCGGGAGTGGTTGAAAAAGAGCCCGTAG
- a CDS encoding arginyltransferase, translated as MKTQGANRLLKECALEEKCAYLPEQGQTTHYKIIAHCSPTYCDHLIRRGWRRFGEMFFRPICSDCRACESIKIDVAAYRFSRSEKRVLRKNEDLSVMIRRPGMSRKHLELFTDYHHYMHHHRGWDEQPVTPRNYYSSFVHGYNDFGYEVLYFDRERLIGVDLIDILPSGISSIYFYYDPEYAGRSLGKYSLLRQIKMAKERGLPWIYLGYYVEGCQSLMYKRAYTPLLQLQGRPADEETDIWTDLPS; from the coding sequence ATGAAAACCCAGGGCGCGAACCGGCTGCTCAAGGAGTGTGCCCTCGAAGAGAAGTGCGCCTACCTCCCCGAACAGGGGCAGACGACCCACTACAAGATCATCGCCCACTGTTCCCCGACCTACTGCGATCACCTCATTCGCCGGGGTTGGCGCCGTTTCGGCGAGATGTTCTTCCGGCCCATCTGCAGCGATTGCCGCGCCTGCGAAAGTATCAAAATAGACGTCGCTGCCTACCGGTTCAGCCGTTCGGAAAAACGGGTCCTGCGAAAAAACGAGGACCTCAGCGTCATGATCCGCCGTCCCGGCATGAGCCGGAAACATCTCGAGCTCTTCACCGACTATCACCACTATATGCACCACCACCGCGGATGGGACGAGCAGCCCGTCACCCCCCGCAACTACTACAGCTCCTTTGTGCACGGCTACAACGACTTCGGCTACGAAGTGCTCTATTTCGACCGCGAACGCCTCATCGGCGTCGATCTCATCGATATCCTCCCCAGCGGCATCTCCTCGATCTACTTCTACTATGATCCAGAGTACGCCGGCCGCTCCCTCGGCAAATACTCCCTGCTCCGGCAGATCAAAATGGCCAAGGAGCGTGGCCTGCCCTGGATCTATCTGGGCTACTATGTCGAAGGGTGCCAGAGCCTGATGTACAAACGCGCCTATACCCCTCTTCTGCAGCTGCAGGGACGCCCCGCCGACGAAGAGACCGACATCTGGACCGACCTCCCCTCCTAG
- the prfB gene encoding peptide chain release factor 2 — MDHYEYGELLKTLKTKMQNITGVVQPDAINTRLEAIAELENSQDFWNDAANAAVVQKEKTQLERKLAKYATAAGALDDAADLYEMAKEEGDEETVQTLFDEAADLEENVRTMEIEVLLSGPNDGNNAIVSIHPGAGGTESQDWASILLRMYTRWAERRGFSVETLDYQSGEEAGIKDASIIIKGENAYGYLKVENGIHRLVRISPFDSNAKRHTSFTSVLVSPEIEDDIDIVIEDKDIRIDTYRASGAGGQHVNKTESAIRITHIPTNIVVQCQNDRSQHKNKATAMKMLKSRLYEYELELKRAEEAGIEKSEIGWGHQIRSYVMQPYQQVKDTRSNEAYSNVTGILDGDIDKMLEGVLIAQSRS; from the coding sequence TTGGACCATTACGAATACGGCGAACTGCTGAAAACCCTTAAAACGAAGATGCAGAACATTACGGGCGTCGTCCAGCCCGATGCCATCAATACCCGCCTGGAAGCGATCGCGGAGCTGGAAAACTCCCAGGACTTCTGGAACGACGCCGCCAACGCAGCGGTCGTGCAGAAAGAGAAGACCCAGCTGGAACGCAAACTCGCCAAATACGCGACCGCAGCCGGGGCCCTCGACGACGCCGCCGACCTCTACGAGATGGCCAAGGAGGAGGGTGACGAGGAGACGGTCCAGACCCTCTTCGACGAAGCTGCCGATCTGGAAGAGAACGTCCGCACCATGGAGATAGAGGTGCTGCTCAGCGGTCCCAACGACGGCAACAACGCCATCGTCTCCATCCACCCGGGTGCGGGCGGTACCGAGTCCCAGGACTGGGCCTCCATTTTGCTGCGGATGTATACCCGCTGGGCGGAGCGGCGCGGCTTCAGCGTCGAGACCCTCGACTACCAGAGCGGCGAAGAGGCGGGGATCAAAGACGCTTCCATCATCATCAAGGGCGAGAACGCCTACGGCTATCTCAAGGTCGAAAACGGCATTCACCGCCTCGTGCGCATCAGCCCCTTCGACTCCAACGCCAAGCGCCACACCTCCTTTACCTCGGTGCTCGTCTCCCCGGAAATCGAGGATGACATCGACATCGTCATCGAGGACAAAGACATCCGTATCGACACCTACCGCGCCTCCGGCGCCGGCGGCCAGCACGTCAACAAAACCGAATCGGCCATTCGCATCACCCATATCCCGACGAATATCGTCGTGCAGTGCCAGAACGACCGGAGCCAGCACAAGAACAAGGCGACGGCGATGAAGATGCTCAAATCCCGCCTCTACGAATACGAACTCGAACTCAAACGCGCGGAGGAGGCGGGGATCGAGAAGAGCGAGATCGGCTGGGGCCACCAGATCCGCTCCTATGTCATGCAGCCCTACCAGCAGGTCAAGGACACCCGTTCGAACGAGGCCTACTCCAACGTCACGGGCATCCTCGACGGCGACATCGACAAGATGCTCGAAGGGGTACTGATCGCGCAGAGCAGGAGCTAG
- the panC gene encoding pantoate--beta-alanine ligase, whose amino-acid sequence MEIIKSPDALKAALKATQGSVGFVPTMGALHIGHKTLIQAAREANDIVVVSIFVNPTQFLAGEDLESYPRRKEADEKICSLAGVDYLFYPDVSDMYGEDEVSLIAPDVRGYILEGTSRPGHFSGVLTVVNKLLNIVRPDRAYFGRKDAQQLMLIQTMVKNLFMDVEIVPCHTVRDSDGLALSSRNAYLSADERGEALKISRALTKASHLVGKGVLESDRLYAEMLAVLEPLEVEHVAIVNRAFTPLDTVEVGNTIILVEAVVGTTRLLDNVWI is encoded by the coding sequence ATGGAGATTATCAAGAGCCCCGATGCCCTGAAAGCCGCGCTTAAAGCGACGCAGGGCAGTGTCGGCTTCGTGCCTACGATGGGAGCGCTTCACATCGGTCACAAGACGCTGATCCAGGCGGCCAGAGAGGCGAACGACATTGTCGTTGTCTCCATCTTCGTCAATCCGACGCAGTTCCTGGCCGGGGAGGATCTCGAGAGCTATCCGCGCCGCAAAGAGGCGGACGAAAAGATCTGCAGCCTGGCCGGGGTGGATTACCTCTTCTACCCCGATGTGTCTGACATGTACGGCGAGGACGAAGTGAGCCTCATCGCCCCGGATGTACGCGGCTACATTCTCGAAGGAACGTCGCGCCCGGGGCATTTTAGCGGGGTGCTGACGGTCGTCAACAAGCTGCTCAATATCGTCCGTCCCGACCGCGCCTATTTCGGCCGGAAAGATGCCCAGCAGCTGATGCTCATCCAGACGATGGTCAAGAACCTTTTTATGGACGTTGAGATCGTGCCGTGCCATACGGTACGCGACAGCGACGGGCTGGCACTGAGTTCGCGCAACGCCTACCTCTCCGCCGACGAGCGCGGCGAAGCGCTGAAGATCTCCCGCGCGCTCACCAAGGCGTCGCATCTGGTCGGGAAGGGGGTGTTGGAAAGCGACCGTCTCTATGCGGAGATGCTGGCCGTCCTGGAACCGCTGGAAGTCGAACACGTCGCCATCGTCAACCGGGCGTTTACGCCGCTTGACACGGTGGAAGTCGGCAATACGATCATTCTTGTCGAGGCGGTTGTCGGGACGACGCGGCTTTTGGATAACGTCTGGATATAG
- a CDS encoding penicillin-binding protein 2: MQGGSSTMANVELNKKKKIVILFLLITFAFAVFALVMAGKALGERHTPRLYTSGTTKAMRGSLISADGFHIATTRKLYKATVNTRNIDPDKKELFVQLFSIYSGIPDKKIRQKLGKRRGNVVLSYDISPKRAQYLKSLAFELRRLGIFVEYETPSGDTILHGLNVVESGEARVYPYGDLLTPLIGYPRKFEEDGYTRNRGIKGLEKQFDDSLQARRNGYTYAPRDANNYKRLTKESLFTPPLDGYDLQLTIPVTLQIRVERIADAMKAYLDAEEIMVVIMRSDDGEVLSLASSNRFLPTQIKKSDYSALNTGALEYSFEPGSVLKPLVFSILLEHGKVNPFDIVNGHGGRFRMGRKVITDEHKFNWISAENVIVHSSNIGIAQLAQKLEGDEFAEGLRNFGLTRPTGMEFPYEKRGVLPSIRQLNAEIYKATTAYGYGLRVDLMQLIKAYNVFNNGGKAVTPIVANKLIDPATGETIALETDDPVQVLTPATAARMKKILIKTVREGTGTGTITPGLELGGKTGTAHIAEGGHYVNQYNTSFLGFANDTQGHRYTIGVTVIKPKKYHFASLTAVAVNKKVIDMMVREGYLVPDANTAAEEVAISAKH, from the coding sequence ATGCAGGGCGGAAGCAGCACGATGGCCAACGTTGAACTGAACAAAAAGAAAAAGATCGTCATCCTCTTTTTGCTGATTACCTTCGCCTTTGCCGTCTTCGCCCTCGTGATGGCGGGCAAGGCCCTGGGCGAGCGCCACACGCCGCGCCTCTACACCTCCGGCACGACCAAGGCGATGCGCGGCAGCCTCATCAGCGCCGACGGTTTCCATATTGCGACGACGCGCAAACTCTACAAAGCGACCGTCAACACCCGTAACATCGACCCCGACAAAAAAGAGCTCTTCGTGCAGCTCTTCTCCATCTACAGCGGCATCCCGGATAAAAAGATCCGCCAAAAACTCGGTAAACGTCGCGGCAATGTCGTGCTCAGCTACGACATCTCCCCCAAGCGGGCCCAGTACCTCAAAAGCCTCGCGTTCGAACTGCGCAGGCTGGGGATCTTCGTCGAGTACGAAACCCCCTCGGGGGATACGATCCTGCACGGACTCAACGTCGTCGAAAGCGGCGAAGCGCGCGTCTACCCCTACGGCGACCTCCTCACCCCGCTCATCGGCTACCCCCGCAAGTTCGAAGAGGACGGCTATACCCGCAACCGGGGGATCAAGGGGCTGGAGAAACAGTTCGACGATTCGCTGCAGGCCCGCCGCAACGGTTACACCTATGCTCCCCGCGACGCCAACAACTACAAGCGTCTGACCAAAGAGAGCCTCTTTACCCCGCCCCTGGACGGCTATGACCTTCAGCTCACCATACCCGTCACGCTGCAGATAAGGGTCGAACGCATCGCAGACGCCATGAAAGCCTACCTCGATGCCGAAGAGATCATGGTCGTGATCATGCGCAGCGACGACGGGGAAGTGCTCTCCCTGGCCAGCTCCAACCGCTTTCTGCCGACGCAGATCAAAAAAAGCGACTACAGTGCCCTCAATACGGGAGCCCTTGAGTACAGTTTCGAACCGGGTTCGGTCCTCAAACCCCTCGTCTTCTCCATTCTGCTTGAACACGGGAAGGTTAATCCCTTTGACATCGTCAACGGCCACGGCGGACGCTTCAGGATGGGGCGCAAGGTGATCACCGATGAGCACAAGTTCAACTGGATCAGCGCGGAGAACGTCATCGTCCACTCCTCGAACATCGGCATAGCCCAGCTGGCCCAAAAGCTCGAAGGGGACGAATTCGCCGAAGGGCTGCGGAACTTCGGTCTGACCCGGCCGACGGGGATGGAGTTTCCCTACGAAAAACGCGGGGTCCTCCCCAGCATCCGGCAACTGAATGCCGAGATCTACAAGGCCACCACCGCCTACGGCTACGGCCTGCGCGTCGACCTGATGCAGCTGATCAAGGCCTACAACGTCTTCAACAACGGCGGGAAAGCGGTCACGCCGATCGTCGCCAACAAGCTCATCGACCCCGCCACGGGCGAGACCATCGCCCTTGAAACCGACGACCCGGTCCAGGTCCTCACCCCCGCCACGGCCGCGAGGATGAAAAAGATCCTGATCAAAACCGTCCGGGAGGGGACCGGGACGGGGACGATCACCCCCGGCCTCGAGCTCGGCGGCAAAACGGGAACGGCCCACATCGCCGAAGGGGGCCACTACGTCAACCAGTACAACACCTCTTTCCTCGGCTTCGCCAACGACACGCAGGGGCACCGCTACACGATCGGCGTCACCGTCATCAAGCCGAAGAAATACCACTTCGCTTCCCTGACCGCCGTCGCGGTCAACAAAAAAGTGATCGATATGATGGTGCGGGAGGGGTACCTCGTGCCGGATGCAAACACGGCAGCGGAAGAAGTAGCAATCAGCGCCAAGCACTGA
- a CDS encoding FtsW/RodA/SpoVE family cell cycle protein, whose protein sequence is MPDRTLFVTASTLIAISIVMIYSLSEYTVVLFDYAPMHFALRQMAFGLFSILLMWGIAQLDPDVWLGRLGFLLFLGALVLMMGMPFMPSSLVTEIGGAKRWIRFAGVSLAPVELFKIGFVYFLAWSFSRKIRHHSELGIKGEFRQFIPYAAFFILVMVLIAVMQKDLGQVMVLAMSLLFMLMLAGSSFRFFLVLMAFAVGAFVVFIFTAQHRVARIISWWSLAQDSILSLMPEFIAAHLRVQSHDEPYQISHSLNAIHNGGIIGTGLGNGTFKLGFLSEVHTDFILAGIAEEFGFIGIAVVTGLFLWMLKRIFTIANRIGNARYSLFCVGIGLLLAFAFLLNAFGISGITPIKGISVPFLSYGGSAMMASAVGVGMVLMISKKAQY, encoded by the coding sequence ATGCCCGATAGAACCCTGTTCGTCACCGCCTCGACGCTGATCGCGATCAGCATCGTGATGATCTACTCCCTCTCGGAGTACACGGTGGTTCTCTTTGACTACGCCCCGATGCACTTTGCCCTGCGCCAGATGGCGTTCGGGCTCTTCTCCATTTTGCTCATGTGGGGCATCGCCCAGCTTGACCCCGACGTCTGGCTCGGCCGGCTCGGCTTCCTGCTCTTTCTGGGGGCACTCGTGCTGATGATGGGGATGCCCTTTATGCCTTCGTCGCTGGTGACGGAAATCGGCGGGGCGAAACGGTGGATCCGTTTCGCCGGGGTCTCCCTGGCCCCCGTCGAGCTCTTCAAGATCGGGTTCGTCTATTTTCTCGCCTGGAGTTTTTCGCGCAAGATCCGCCACCACAGCGAACTCGGAATCAAGGGGGAGTTCCGGCAGTTTATCCCCTATGCTGCCTTCTTTATCCTGGTGATGGTCCTGATCGCGGTGATGCAGAAGGATCTGGGGCAGGTGATGGTCCTGGCGATGTCGCTGCTCTTCATGCTGATGCTCGCGGGCAGCAGTTTCCGCTTCTTCCTGGTGCTGATGGCCTTTGCCGTGGGCGCCTTTGTCGTCTTCATCTTTACGGCCCAGCACCGGGTCGCGCGCATCATCTCCTGGTGGTCGCTGGCACAGGACTCCATCCTCTCATTGATGCCCGAGTTTATCGCCGCGCATCTGCGGGTGCAGTCCCACGACGAGCCCTACCAGATCAGCCACTCCCTCAACGCGATCCATAACGGCGGGATCATCGGTACGGGCCTCGGGAACGGGACCTTCAAGCTGGGGTTTCTGAGCGAAGTGCATACGGACTTTATCCTGGCGGGGATCGCCGAAGAGTTCGGTTTTATAGGCATTGCCGTCGTGACGGGCCTCTTTCTCTGGATGCTCAAACGCATCTTTACGATCGCCAACCGCATCGGGAACGCCCGCTACTCGCTCTTCTGTGTCGGGATCGGGCTGCTGCTGGCTTTCGCGTTCCTGCTCAACGCCTTCGGCATCAGCGGCATTACCCCCATCAAGGGGATCTCGGTACCCTTCCTCAGCTACGGCGGCTCGGCGATGATGGCGTCGGCTGTCGGGGTGGGGATGGTCCTGATGATCTCGAAAAAGGCACAGTATTGA
- the murG gene encoding undecaprenyldiphospho-muramoylpentapeptide beta-N-acetylglucosaminyltransferase, whose product MKFVLTGGGTGGHLAIAKALLDAITAAGDEAIFIGSTTGQDRMWFGEGSAFEQTHFLETTGVVNRRGIAKLAALWRVARSALEARRIMKRYRPDAVISVGGFSAAPASFAALSLKIPYFIHEQNAVTGRLNRLLRRYARCFFSSYDPESPVKSYPVNRALFETARVRERVETVIFLGGSQGAKAINDFALAVAPALARRGIAIIHQCGERDYERVREAYAAMGIGAELYGFTKELPSLLARSDLAVSRAGASTLWELAANGLPALYIPYPYAAGDHQYYNAMHLAEQGLSRVVREAELRPELLEQMLDDGVEAASRGLRALEGDDAAAAIISAVREAC is encoded by the coding sequence TTGAAATTCGTATTGACAGGCGGCGGGACCGGCGGACACCTGGCTATCGCCAAGGCCCTTCTGGACGCGATCACCGCGGCGGGGGACGAAGCGATCTTTATCGGTTCGACCACCGGGCAGGACCGGATGTGGTTCGGGGAGGGCTCCGCGTTTGAACAGACCCACTTTCTGGAGACGACGGGGGTCGTCAACCGCCGCGGGATCGCGAAACTGGCGGCACTGTGGCGGGTGGCCCGGTCGGCACTGGAGGCGCGACGGATCATGAAGCGCTACCGGCCCGACGCCGTCATCAGCGTCGGGGGCTTCTCGGCGGCGCCGGCCTCTTTCGCGGCCCTCTCCCTGAAGATTCCCTATTTTATCCATGAACAAAACGCCGTGACCGGGCGGCTCAACCGCCTGCTGCGGCGTTACGCCCGCTGTTTCTTCAGCTCCTACGACCCCGAGAGCCCCGTCAAGAGCTACCCCGTGAACCGCGCGCTCTTCGAGACGGCGCGGGTGCGCGAGCGCGTAGAAACGGTCATCTTCCTCGGCGGTTCGCAGGGGGCGAAGGCGATCAATGATTTTGCCCTTGCCGTCGCCCCGGCATTGGCACGGCGCGGGATCGCTATTATCCATCAGTGCGGCGAACGCGATTATGAACGGGTCCGGGAGGCGTACGCGGCCATGGGAATAGGGGCGGAACTGTACGGGTTTACGAAGGAACTCCCCTCCCTGCTCGCGCGCAGCGACCTCGCCGTCAGCCGGGCCGGGGCGAGCACGCTCTGGGAGCTGGCGGCGAACGGACTGCCGGCGCTCTACATTCCCTACCCCTACGCAGCGGGGGATCACCAGTACTACAACGCGATGCACCTGGCCGAGCAGGGGCTCTCCCGGGTCGTCCGGGAAGCGGAGCTCCGCCCCGAACTGCTTGAACAGATGCTTGACGATGGGGTCGAAGCGGCGAGCCGGGGACTGCGGGCGCTGGAAGGCGACGACGCGGCTGCAGCGATCATTTCTGCCGTCCGGGAGGCGTGCTGA
- a CDS encoding DedA family protein codes for MLAELTQWLVEAVLGLGYVGIFALMAVESSFVPFPSEVVLVPAGYLIAQGEMHPVIVMLMALLGSLSGALINYYLALSLGLPLLRRYGRYVFISERSLERLDAFFRAHGPISTFSGRLLPGIRQLISIPAGLARMPLAPFVAYTALGAGLWSLILVLVGYLIGENEALLKSYLREITLAVFVGVVVLVAFYIYRRRGPRETSDEV; via the coding sequence ATGCTGGCGGAACTGACGCAGTGGCTCGTCGAGGCGGTCCTGGGACTGGGCTATGTCGGGATCTTCGCCCTGATGGCGGTGGAGAGCTCCTTTGTCCCCTTCCCCAGCGAAGTGGTGCTTGTGCCGGCGGGCTATCTGATCGCCCAGGGGGAGATGCATCCCGTGATTGTCATGCTCATGGCGCTGCTGGGATCGCTGAGCGGGGCGCTCATCAACTACTACCTGGCGCTCTCGCTCGGCCTTCCCCTGCTGCGCCGCTACGGGCGCTACGTCTTTATCTCCGAAAGGAGCCTGGAACGGCTCGATGCCTTTTTCCGGGCGCACGGCCCCATTTCAACCTTTTCGGGGCGCCTGCTGCCGGGAATAAGGCAACTGATCTCCATCCCCGCCGGCCTGGCACGGATGCCCCTGGCGCCCTTTGTGGCATATACGGCGCTCGGAGCGGGGCTGTGGAGCCTGATCCTGGTGCTGGTGGGCTACCTGATCGGCGAGAACGAGGCCCTGCTGAAGAGCTACCTGCGCGAGATAACCCTGGCGGTTTTCGTCGGGGTGGTCGTGCTGGTCGCCTTCTATATCTACCGCAGGAGAGGACCGCGCGAAACCTCCGATGAGGTTTGA